The genomic DNA TTGAATCGCAATTTTGAGGCGATAAACTGGACGTGAATCTGATTTCACCCCAGCTATATTTACGCCAACATAATCATTCAATAAGCTTTGTTGTCCTGTGAGATTTAACCAATAACTATTAGGATTTTTACTGAATTTGCTAAATGTCCCCGGTAAAATAGACATTTGGAAATTATCCCGTTCTACATTCACAGAAAAATTAGCCAATGCCATCATTTCTTCCATTTTCAAGTTAGTGTCAAAATACTTTCGCATTATGCGAGTAATTTGCGGCAACCTGGGTAAAACTGTAGGATTATTTAGCCTTTGCAATAAGGAATTGATTAATGCTTGTTGTCGTTGTACTCTTGGCAAATCATCAACATTTGATTCCCTAAAACGGGCAAAATGTTCTGCTTGTTCACCGTTTAAGGTTTGCCAACCACTAACTAAATTCACCGTTGAACCGTTATTTTGATAGTTAATTGGTTGGGGTACAAACATATCTACACCGCCCAATTGATCAACTAATTGCCGCAAACCGCTAGTGGAAAGGCGAATATACCGATCAATGGGTGCATTACTTAATGTACGACTAACTACCCGTGCTGCTAAAACTGGCCCTCCTTTGGCGTTAGCTTCAGATACCTGAGTTAAGCCCTGTTCTGGCAGAGAAATCATTGTTCCTCTGGGAATGGAAAGTACACGAATAGATTTGTCGTCAGGATTTAACCGGATCAGTAACATGGTATCACTGTGACCAGTAAAACTTTCTGGAGAACCGTCAAGAGTACCCTTCACAGGTTCAATTCCCATGACTAAAATATTCATGGGTTTTGATAGTTTATACTGAGAAAGTTTATTCCATAAGTTACCTGGTACTTTTATCTGATCTTTAGTGGTAGTAGATCCAAAATCATCTTCTTTGACTTGATCTAAATTACTCCATAAGGGAGTCCATAAAGCCACAGTTGATACCATTAACCCGGATAAAATGATACCAACCATAAAAGTTAAAATCCACAATAACCATTGGGGCATGGTTAACCCCAATCGGTCAGAGAGTTCATTCGGCACATTACCTACTGACTTAGCTACATGACGTGGATTATTTACTGACTGTTGCTGTTTAACTTCTGCTCCAACTCTCTGTACTGGTATGCCTATAAACTGATTGTCAGTTCTTTGAAATTGTTGCGGTTTTCCCTCTTGATCTAATGCTGTCAATTGCTGAGGTGTGACCTGATGTTCTGACCATTGAATTTGTTTAACCACAATTATCTCCCCACTCAACCAATCCCTAAAGGTATGTTAATGCAAGCTACAAATCTTGTTGCCAAAGTTAGAGCTATCTTTGCAAGTTTTTGATTTTCTGGATTTTTGATTTTATTGGTATCCTAACCCTCAAGTTTTCAAATGGTTAATAAATCAACAATTCTCAAACATTTGGATTTATCAGTATCAGTAAATCGCAAAATGAATGAATATACACTTACAGCATCTGGCAGGTAAATAAGTTACAAATGTAAGTTAAAAAGTCTTGCAATAAAAGAGTTTTACCGCTGACTGCTAACTGCTAAACACTATTCGCTGCTGTAATATTGTTCTAAAGTAAGTGTATTAGAGAACATGAATAATCAATTTATCCCTGTAATCTTGGCTGGTGGTAAAGGCGAGCGTTTTTGGCCTTTAAGCCGCCAAGACAGACCAAAACAGTTTTTATGCCTAGATGGTAGTTCTAGAAGTCTACTCCAATCAACTGCTGATAGACTGTTAACCCTTGGTGGGGGTTGGGATCACTTGTGGGTAATCACTTCTAGTCAAATCTCTGAAGGAGTACGAGAACAATTACCCGATCTGCCATCTGCAAATTTGCTGATCGAATTACAAGGAAGAGACACCGCAGCCGCTGTTGCTTGGGCAAGTTTGGAAATTAAGAAGCGTTACGGGGAAGAAGCTGTAATTGGCTTTTTTCCCGCTGATCACTGGATTGCAGATCAAGAGGTATTTGCATATACATTGAGTGCGGCTACCCAGTTAGCCACTAGCACACAGGCAATTGTCACTTTGGGGATCAAGCCTACTTTTCCCTCAACTGGCTACGGTTACATTGAACAAGGTGAAAAGATTGGTAGCTTTAATAATCTGCCAGCTTATCATGTCAACCGCTTTACTGAAAAGCCTGACCGGGAAACAGCGGAAAACTTTTTATCAACGGGACGGTTTAGCTGGAATAGTGGTATGTTTGTTTTTCGGGCGGGTGTTGTTCTGGAAGAACTACGTACCCATGCTCCAGAAATTATCACACCTTTAGAACAATCTGTCCCTGATATTTATCCCCAGTTACCTAAAAAAAGTATAGATTATGCGTTGATGGAAAAAACAAGCCTGGCTTATGTTTTACCGGTAGAATTTGGTTGGGATGATCTGGGTGATTGGAATGCTA from Okeanomitos corallinicola TIOX110 includes the following:
- a CDS encoding LCP family protein, with protein sequence MVKQIQWSEHQVTPQQLTALDQEGKPQQFQRTDNQFIGIPVQRVGAEVKQQQSVNNPRHVAKSVGNVPNELSDRLGLTMPQWLLWILTFMVGIILSGLMVSTVALWTPLWSNLDQVKEDDFGSTTTKDQIKVPGNLWNKLSQYKLSKPMNILVMGIEPVKGTLDGSPESFTGHSDTMLLIRLNPDDKSIRVLSIPRGTMISLPEQGLTQVSEANAKGGPVLAARVVSRTLSNAPIDRYIRLSTSGLRQLVDQLGGVDMFVPQPINYQNNGSTVNLVSGWQTLNGEQAEHFARFRESNVDDLPRVQRQQALINSLLQRLNNPTVLPRLPQITRIMRKYFDTNLKMEEMMALANFSVNVERDNFQMSILPGTFSKFSKNPNSYWLNLTGQQSLLNDYVGVNIAGVKSDSRPVYRLKIAIQNASNRPHLTEKVITYLKEKGFQNIYTIADWPDTQRQTQIIVQKGNPQPGTELQAVLGLGQVDVSANGDLDSDLTIRIGQDWQ
- a CDS encoding mannose-1-phosphate guanylyltransferase, with the protein product MNNQFIPVILAGGKGERFWPLSRQDRPKQFLCLDGSSRSLLQSTADRLLTLGGGWDHLWVITSSQISEGVREQLPDLPSANLLIELQGRDTAAAVAWASLEIKKRYGEEAVIGFFPADHWIADQEVFAYTLSAATQLATSTQAIVTLGIKPTFPSTGYGYIEQGEKIGSFNNLPAYHVNRFTEKPDRETAENFLSTGRFSWNSGMFVFRAGVVLEELRTHAPEIITPLEQSVPDIYPQLPKKSIDYALMEKTSLAYVLPVEFGWDDLGDWNAIERLLKKDDHPNVELATHVGLDTQGAIVYASNPDDVIVTIGLEDVVIVRDRNATLIVKKDRTQEIKQVLKTLQSDPRFTDLL